A window of the Pseudomonas furukawaii genome harbors these coding sequences:
- the serS gene encoding serine--tRNA ligase, which yields MLDAKLVRTQPREIAERLATRGFELDVARLESLENQRKSVQTRTEQLQAERNARSKSIGQAKQRGEDISPLLADVDRMGTELEEGKRELESIQAELDNLLLNIPNLPHESVPVGADEEGNVEVRRWGTPRRFDFEVKDHVALGEQHGWLDFETAAKLSGARFALLRGPIARLHRALAQFMINLHVTDHGYEEAYTPYLVQAPALQGTGQLPKFEEDLFKISRENEADFYLIPTAEVSLTNIVAGEIVDAKQLPIKFVAHTPCFRSEAGASGRDTRGMIRQHQFDKVEMVQIVEPSKSFEALEAMTGNAERVLQLLELPYRVLALCTGDMGFSATKTYDLEVWVPSQDKFREISSCSNCGDFQARRMQARYRNPETGKPELVHTLNGSGLAVGRTLVAVLENYQQADGSIRVPEVLKPYMGGLDVIG from the coding sequence ATGCTCGACGCCAAACTGGTCCGCACCCAACCTCGGGAAATAGCGGAACGCCTTGCCACTCGTGGCTTCGAATTGGACGTGGCGCGCCTGGAGTCGCTGGAAAACCAGCGCAAGTCCGTGCAGACCCGCACCGAACAGTTGCAGGCCGAACGCAACGCCCGTTCCAAGTCCATCGGCCAGGCCAAGCAGCGTGGTGAGGACATTTCACCGCTGCTGGCCGACGTCGACCGCATGGGCACTGAACTGGAAGAGGGCAAGCGCGAACTGGAAAGCATCCAGGCCGAGTTGGACAACCTGCTGCTCAATATCCCGAACCTGCCACACGAGTCCGTTCCGGTGGGCGCGGACGAAGAGGGCAATGTGGAAGTTCGCCGCTGGGGCACTCCGCGTCGCTTCGACTTCGAGGTCAAGGATCATGTGGCGCTGGGTGAACAGCACGGCTGGCTGGACTTCGAGACCGCCGCCAAGCTTTCCGGCGCGCGCTTCGCGCTGCTGCGCGGCCCCATCGCCAGGCTACACCGAGCACTGGCCCAGTTCATGATCAACCTGCATGTGACCGACCACGGCTACGAAGAGGCCTACACGCCCTATCTGGTCCAGGCGCCGGCCCTGCAGGGCACCGGCCAGCTACCCAAGTTCGAGGAAGACCTGTTCAAGATCTCCCGTGAGAACGAGGCGGATTTCTACCTGATCCCCACCGCCGAGGTGTCGCTGACCAACATCGTGGCGGGCGAGATCGTCGACGCCAAGCAGCTGCCCATCAAGTTCGTCGCCCACACGCCCTGCTTCCGCAGCGAAGCCGGGGCATCCGGCCGCGATACCCGCGGCATGATTCGCCAGCACCAGTTCGACAAGGTGGAGATGGTGCAGATTGTCGAGCCATCCAAATCCTTCGAGGCCCTCGAAGCCATGACCGGCAACGCTGAGCGTGTCCTCCAGTTGCTGGAGCTGCCGTATCGCGTCCTGGCGCTGTGCACTGGCGACATGGGTTTTTCCGCTACCAAGACCTACGACCTCGAGGTCTGGGTGCCCAGCCAGGACAAGTTCCGCGAGATTTCCTCCTGCTCCAACTGCGGCGATTTCCAGGCCCGTCGCATGCAGGCTCGCTACCGTAATCCGGAAACCGGCAAGCCCGAGCTGGTTCACACCCTGAACGGCTCCGGTCTGGCCGTGGGCCGTACCCTGGTGGCGGTGCTGGAAAACTACCAGCAGGCCGATGGCAGCATCCGTGTGCCCGAGGTGCTGAAGCCCTATATGGGCGGCCTCGACGTCATCGGCTGA
- a CDS encoding glycosyl transferase family protein, with product MNLVTPSEHPFAQFVRILGKGKRGARNLTREEARQAMGMLLDGQVEETQLGAFLMLLRHKEENAEELAGFTEAFRERNQAPAITVDLDWPTYAGKKRHLPWYLLAAKALANSGVRILLHGGGAHTAGRLYTEQMLDLLDIPLCQDWERVAASLDARQLAFIPLGAWAPQLQRMIDLRNTLGLRSPIHSLARILNPLGARCGLQSIFHPGYQSVHREASQLLGDHTIVIKGEGGEIEVNPDATSHLYGTTAGEAWDEEWPALSALRHVKPESLDAGQLVRVWRGEAQDDYGQLAIVATMALALRGLGIEREEAFAEARRRWDARQASN from the coding sequence ATGAACCTCGTGACTCCCTCGGAACACCCCTTCGCCCAATTCGTCCGAATTCTCGGCAAGGGCAAGCGTGGCGCACGCAACCTGACCCGCGAGGAGGCACGCCAAGCCATGGGCATGCTTCTCGATGGGCAGGTCGAAGAGACCCAGCTCGGGGCGTTCCTCATGCTGCTACGGCACAAGGAGGAAAACGCCGAAGAACTGGCCGGATTCACGGAGGCGTTCCGCGAACGCAATCAGGCCCCCGCGATCACCGTCGATCTGGACTGGCCGACTTATGCAGGCAAGAAACGCCATCTACCCTGGTACCTGCTGGCCGCGAAGGCCCTGGCAAACAGCGGCGTGCGCATCCTGCTTCACGGAGGCGGCGCCCACACTGCGGGCCGCCTCTACACTGAGCAGATGCTGGACCTGTTGGATATCCCACTCTGCCAGGACTGGGAGCGGGTTGCCGCTTCGCTCGACGCTCGCCAGCTGGCGTTCATTCCACTCGGTGCCTGGGCGCCCCAACTACAGCGCATGATCGACCTGCGCAATACCTTGGGTCTGCGCTCGCCCATTCACTCGCTGGCCCGCATCCTCAATCCCCTGGGCGCCCGCTGCGGGCTTCAGAGCATCTTTCACCCGGGTTACCAGTCGGTGCATCGGGAAGCCAGTCAGTTGCTGGGGGACCACACCATCGTCATCAAGGGAGAAGGCGGCGAAATCGAGGTGAACCCCGATGCCACGAGCCACCTCTATGGCACCACAGCGGGCGAAGCCTGGGATGAAGAGTGGCCGGCCCTTTCGGCACTCCGGCACGTTAAGCCGGAAAGCCTCGACGCGGGCCAGCTGGTCAGGGTCTGGCGCGGCGAGGCTCAGGACGACTATGGCCAACTTGCCATCGTCGCCACCATGGCCCTTGCCTTGCGTGGGCTCGGGATCGAGCGCGAGGAGGCCTTCGCTGAGGCTCGTCGGCGCTGGGACGCGCGCCAGGCATCGAACTGA
- a CDS encoding Arm DNA-binding domain-containing protein translates to MPEGVEVRGNSVRIYFRYQGELCREAIPGPATPENIANAERIVGVINYEIEAGTFSYARHFPNSPKIQTNTFGHYIDLWLGIKRNQMSASGIRSHESRIEHHIRPRWGPVHADQIDHLDLQEWLQGTLMPKLHNKTVREILSIVRQIFRLYRTRNRSAHDPTDGIVVTLPDSDDPDPFTREEIDLILGTETHRPQELNLIQFMIWSGPRVSEAISLAWEDVDLKAGTVLFRRARVRSRYKVTKTRRSTREVKLLAPALRALEAQAMLTRDLAPVQIEVTDRDNRTVRRQSVRFVFHNGGTGQPYSTSDNLRNGWWKTHLNKAKVRYRGPNQCRHTFASQILSSGVASPEWIADQLGHTSTAMVFRHYAKFISQDGPDIVGMLNRALDL, encoded by the coding sequence ATGCCAGAAGGCGTCGAGGTTCGCGGCAACAGCGTCCGAATCTACTTCCGGTACCAGGGCGAGCTGTGCCGGGAGGCTATCCCCGGCCCCGCGACACCGGAGAACATCGCCAACGCCGAACGCATAGTCGGCGTCATCAACTACGAGATCGAGGCCGGCACCTTCAGCTATGCCCGGCACTTCCCCAACTCCCCGAAGATCCAGACCAACACCTTCGGCCACTACATCGACCTCTGGCTGGGCATCAAGCGCAACCAGATGTCGGCCTCCGGCATTCGCAGCCACGAGAGCCGCATCGAGCACCACATCCGTCCGCGCTGGGGGCCTGTGCATGCCGACCAGATCGACCACCTGGACCTGCAGGAATGGCTGCAAGGCACCCTGATGCCAAAGCTCCATAACAAGACCGTGCGGGAGATTCTGAGCATCGTGCGGCAGATCTTTCGCCTGTACCGCACACGCAACCGATCCGCCCATGATCCAACCGACGGCATCGTCGTGACCCTGCCGGACTCGGACGACCCCGACCCGTTTACGCGGGAAGAAATCGACCTGATCCTGGGCACCGAGACCCATAGGCCCCAGGAACTGAACCTGATCCAGTTCATGATCTGGAGCGGCCCCCGGGTTTCGGAGGCGATTTCCCTGGCCTGGGAAGACGTCGACCTCAAGGCCGGCACGGTGCTGTTCCGCAGGGCGAGAGTACGCAGCCGCTACAAGGTCACCAAAACCCGTCGCTCGACCCGCGAAGTGAAGCTGCTGGCACCGGCCCTGCGCGCCCTCGAGGCCCAAGCCATGCTGACCAGGGACCTGGCACCGGTGCAGATTGAAGTGACCGACCGCGACAACCGCACTGTCCGCCGCCAAAGCGTACGATTCGTGTTCCACAACGGCGGGACCGGCCAGCCCTATTCGACCTCGGACAACCTGCGTAACGGCTGGTGGAAGACTCACCTGAACAAGGCCAAGGTCCGCTACCGCGGCCCCAACCAGTGCCGCCACACCTTCGCCAGCCAGATCCTCAGCAGCGGCGTCGCCTCGCCTGAGTGGATCGCCGACCAGCTGGGCCACACGTCCACGGCCATGGTGTTCAGGCACTACGCAAAATTCATCAGCCAGGACGGCCCCGACATCGTGGGCATGCTGAACCGCGCACTGGACCTCTAA
- the crcB gene encoding fluoride efflux transporter CrcB, with the protein MIGLILSVSIGGAAGTLLRFGTGNLVATYWPRHFYAGTLAVNIVGCLLIGYLYGLFLLRPDIPVEVRSGLVVGFLGGLTTFSSFSLDTLRLLESGQLPLALGYASLSVLGGLLATWAGLILTKI; encoded by the coding sequence ATGATCGGATTGATTCTCTCCGTTTCCATCGGAGGCGCAGCAGGAACCCTGTTGCGATTCGGCACCGGCAATCTGGTGGCCACCTACTGGCCACGCCATTTCTACGCCGGTACCCTTGCAGTGAACATCGTTGGCTGCCTGTTGATTGGCTACCTCTATGGCTTGTTCCTGCTTCGGCCCGATATTCCGGTGGAGGTGCGATCAGGCCTGGTGGTAGGTTTCCTTGGCGGGCTGACGACCTTTTCATCCTTTTCCCTCGACACGCTGCGCCTGCTGGAAAGCGGTCAATTGCCACTGGCTCTTGGCTATGCGTCGCTGAGCGTGCTGGGTGGCCTGCTCGCCACCTGGGCAGGACTGATACTGACGAAAATCTGA
- a CDS encoding Bax inhibitor-1/YccA family protein: protein MNEQNYAINTTQAEQLEVSRVLRNTYGLLALTLAFSGLVAYFAQQLRVPYPSIFVVLIGFYGLFFLTVKLRDSGWGLVSTFALTGFMGYTLGPILNRYLDLPNGGEVVSSAFAMTALVFFGLSAYVLTTRKDMSFLGGFITAGFFVLIGAMLASFFFNISGLQLAISAGFVVFSSVCILYQTSAIIHGGERNYIMATISLYVSIYNLFISLLQLIGVMGSDD, encoded by the coding sequence ATGAACGAACAGAACTACGCCATCAATACAACGCAGGCCGAACAGCTGGAAGTCAGCCGGGTCCTGCGCAACACCTATGGACTGCTGGCGCTGACCCTCGCCTTCAGCGGGCTGGTTGCCTATTTCGCACAGCAGTTGCGCGTACCCTATCCCAGCATCTTCGTGGTACTGATCGGCTTTTACGGACTGTTCTTCCTCACCGTCAAATTGCGTGATTCAGGCTGGGGCCTGGTCTCCACCTTTGCCTTGACCGGCTTCATGGGTTACACGCTCGGCCCGATCCTCAACCGTTATCTCGACCTTCCAAACGGTGGCGAGGTTGTGAGTTCAGCCTTTGCCATGACCGCGCTGGTGTTCTTTGGCCTCTCCGCCTACGTACTGACCACGCGCAAGGACATGAGCTTTCTGGGTGGATTCATCACCGCCGGATTCTTCGTCCTGATTGGCGCCATGCTGGCCAGTTTCTTTTTCAACATCAGCGGTCTGCAATTGGCCATCAGCGCCGGCTTCGTGGTGTTCTCCTCGGTCTGCATTCTCTATCAGACCAGTGCGATCATCCACGGCGGTGAGCGCAACTACATCATGGCCACGATCAGCCTGTACGTGTCGATCTACAACCTGTTCATCAGCCTGCTGCAACTGATTGGCGTTATGGGCAGCGACGATTGA
- the tusB gene encoding sulfurtransferase complex subunit TusB: MATLHILSHSPFADSRLSSCLRLLGPQDGLLLTGDATYALQAGNVARQALELTPDTVVMFALTEDVDARNLTDIPQRVQPLDYPAFVELCCHFDKVNSWL; encoded by the coding sequence ATGGCCACCCTGCATATCCTTTCCCACTCGCCCTTCGCCGACAGCCGCCTGAGCAGTTGTCTGCGCCTGCTCGGCCCTCAGGATGGACTGCTGCTTACCGGCGACGCGACCTATGCGTTGCAAGCGGGTAACGTCGCGCGCCAGGCCCTGGAGCTCACACCAGACACTGTCGTCATGTTCGCGCTGACAGAGGATGTCGATGCTCGCAACCTGACGGACATACCGCAGCGCGTCCAGCCGCTGGACTACCCCGCCTTCGTTGAGCTCTGCTGCCACTTCGACAAGGTGAACAGCTGGCTATGA
- the cysG gene encoding siroheme synthase CysG, whose protein sequence is MDFLPLFHNLQGRLVLVVGGGEVALRKSRLLADAGARLRVVAPEIDAQLLEMVKRSGGESHLRGYAGEDLQGCQLVIAACDDEVVNAQVSVDAQARGLPVNVVDAPKLCSVIFPAIVDRSPLIVAVSSAGEAPVLARLIRAKIETWIPAAYGQLAGLAKKFRHQVKALLPDVQQRRVFWEEVFQGPVAERMLAGQAGEAERLLAERVAGGAPKALGEVYLVGAGPGDPDLLTFRALRLMQQADVVLYDRLVAPAIIELCRRDAERIYVGKRRADHALPQHEINRLLIELAKGGKRVLRLKGGDPFIFGRGGEEIEELAAHGIPFQVVPGITAASGCSAYAGIPLTHRDYAQSVRFVTGHLKDGSCELPWGDLTAPGQTLVFYMGLVGLPFICEQLIRHGRAADTPAALVQQGTTSSQRVFTGTLANLSQMVAEHEVHAPTLVIVGEVVTLRDKLAWFEGAQASV, encoded by the coding sequence ATGGATTTCCTCCCGCTGTTCCACAATCTTCAAGGGCGCCTGGTGCTTGTGGTGGGCGGAGGCGAGGTGGCGTTGCGCAAGTCTCGGTTGCTGGCTGACGCCGGTGCCCGGCTACGGGTGGTGGCGCCCGAGATCGATGCCCAGTTGCTCGAGATGGTCAAGCGTAGCGGGGGAGAGTCCCATCTGCGTGGGTATGCTGGGGAGGATCTGCAAGGTTGCCAACTGGTGATCGCGGCCTGTGATGACGAAGTTGTGAATGCTCAAGTATCGGTCGATGCCCAAGCCAGGGGGCTTCCTGTCAATGTTGTCGATGCGCCGAAGCTTTGTAGTGTGATTTTCCCTGCCATCGTCGACCGCTCGCCGTTGATCGTCGCGGTGTCCAGCGCGGGTGAGGCTCCCGTGCTGGCACGGCTGATCCGCGCCAAGATCGAGACCTGGATACCCGCGGCCTATGGCCAGTTGGCCGGTTTGGCGAAGAAGTTCCGCCACCAGGTAAAGGCGCTGCTGCCGGACGTTCAACAGCGCCGGGTGTTCTGGGAGGAGGTCTTTCAGGGGCCGGTCGCGGAGCGAATGCTTGCTGGGCAGGCGGGTGAAGCCGAACGGCTGCTGGCTGAGCGGGTGGCGGGTGGCGCCCCCAAGGCCCTGGGCGAGGTGTACCTCGTGGGAGCGGGGCCCGGCGACCCCGATCTCCTGACCTTCAGGGCCCTGCGCCTGATGCAGCAGGCCGATGTGGTGCTCTATGACCGCCTGGTGGCTCCCGCCATCATCGAACTGTGCCGCCGGGATGCTGAGCGCATCTATGTGGGTAAGCGCCGGGCGGATCATGCCTTGCCGCAGCACGAGATCAATCGCCTGCTCATCGAGCTGGCCAAGGGCGGCAAGCGGGTTCTGCGCCTGAAGGGCGGGGACCCCTTCATCTTCGGTCGCGGTGGCGAGGAGATCGAAGAGCTGGCCGCCCATGGCATTCCCTTCCAGGTGGTCCCAGGCATCACGGCCGCATCCGGCTGCTCCGCCTATGCCGGTATTCCATTGACGCATCGGGACTATGCCCAGTCGGTGCGCTTCGTCACCGGACATCTGAAGGATGGCAGCTGTGAGCTGCCCTGGGGGGACCTGACCGCCCCCGGACAGACACTCGTGTTCTACATGGGATTGGTAGGGCTCCCGTTCATATGCGAGCAACTGATCCGGCATGGACGTGCGGCCGATACGCCTGCGGCACTGGTTCAGCAGGGCACCACCAGCAGCCAGCGGGTATTCACCGGGACCCTGGCCAACCTGTCGCAAATGGTGGCGGAGCATGAGGTCCATGCGCCCACCCTGGTGATAGTGGGCGAGGTGGTGACTCTGCGTGACAAACTGGCCTGGTTCGAAGGGGCTCAAGCGAGCGTTTGA
- the tusC gene encoding sulfurtransferase complex subunit TusC has protein sequence MKSMLIISRQAPWSGPAAREALDIALAGGAFDLPLAMLFLDDGVFQLLPTQRPGSLQQKDLTANLQALPLFGVESLYASSRSLQERGLDSSTLNLPVDVLDDSALTALIDRYDQVITL, from the coding sequence ATGAAATCCATGCTGATCATCAGCCGCCAGGCTCCCTGGTCCGGCCCTGCCGCCCGTGAAGCTCTGGATATCGCCCTGGCCGGCGGGGCTTTCGACCTGCCATTGGCCATGCTTTTTCTCGACGACGGCGTCTTCCAATTGCTTCCTACGCAGCGACCGGGGTCGCTCCAGCAGAAGGACCTCACCGCTAACCTCCAGGCCCTGCCGCTCTTTGGCGTCGAATCGCTCTATGCGTCCTCGCGCAGCTTGCAGGAACGCGGCCTGGACTCCAGCACACTCAACCTACCCGTAGATGTGCTGGACGACAGCGCCCTTACAGCCCTTATCGACCGCTATGACCAAGTGATCACCCTCTGA
- the tusD gene encoding sulfurtransferase complex subunit TusD: MKFAIALFAPPHAPASRRALRFAEACLAGGHEIVRLFFYQDGVYSASANVVPPQDEPNISAEWSNFVRQHQLDGVVCIAAALRRGVLNQEEAQRYGRPSANLALDWELSGLGQLHEAAQMADRLVSFGGN; this comes from the coding sequence ATGAAATTCGCCATCGCCCTCTTCGCTCCGCCCCACGCCCCTGCGTCCCGGCGCGCCCTCCGCTTTGCCGAGGCGTGCCTTGCCGGTGGGCATGAAATCGTCAGGCTGTTCTTCTACCAGGACGGCGTATACAGCGCCTCGGCCAATGTCGTCCCGCCCCAGGACGAACCGAATATCTCCGCCGAGTGGAGTAACTTCGTCCGCCAGCACCAGCTCGACGGGGTCGTCTGCATCGCCGCCGCCTTGCGGCGTGGTGTCCTGAACCAGGAAGAAGCCCAGCGCTATGGTCGGCCGTCCGCCAATCTGGCGCTGGATTGGGAGCTATCCGGCCTTGGCCAATTGCACGAAGCGGCTCAAATGGCCGATCGCCTGGTCAGTTTTGGAGGCAACTGA
- a CDS encoding replication-associated recombination protein A: protein MDLFRSEPIAQPLAARLRAASLDEYVGQDHLLAPGKPLREALEQGALHSMIFWGPPGVGKTTLAKLLAQVTDAHFETISAVLSGVKEIRQSVEVAKQQAGQYGRRTILFVDEVHRFNKSQQDAFLPYVEDGTLIFIGATTENPSFELNNALLSRARVYVLKSLDESALRKLVNRALTEDKGLGRRNLSLPEESFSILMSAADGDGRRLLNLLENAADLAEDGGELSAGLLQNLLGDSRRRFDKGGEAFYDQISALHKSVRGSDPDAALYWFARMLDGGCDPLYLARRVVRMASEDIGNADPRALSLCLAAWDVQERLGSPEGELAVAQAITYLACAPKSNAVYMAFKAAMADAAANGSLEVPLHLRNAPTKLMKQLGYGEEYRYAHDEPDAYAAGEDYFPEGMEPRRYYDPVPRGLELKIRDKLQHLDNLDRNSAWQRRKS, encoded by the coding sequence ATGGACCTCTTCCGCTCCGAGCCCATCGCCCAGCCCCTGGCGGCGCGCCTTCGTGCCGCCAGCCTCGATGAGTACGTCGGGCAGGATCACCTGCTGGCGCCTGGCAAGCCGCTGCGAGAAGCCCTGGAGCAGGGCGCACTGCACTCCATGATCTTCTGGGGGCCCCCGGGAGTGGGCAAGACCACCCTGGCCAAGCTGCTGGCCCAGGTGACCGACGCCCATTTCGAGACCATTTCCGCCGTGTTGTCCGGGGTGAAGGAAATCCGCCAGTCGGTGGAAGTGGCCAAGCAGCAGGCAGGGCAGTACGGTCGGCGCACCATCCTCTTCGTCGATGAGGTTCATCGCTTCAACAAGTCCCAGCAGGATGCCTTCCTCCCCTATGTGGAGGACGGGACCCTGATCTTCATCGGTGCTACTACCGAGAATCCGTCGTTCGAGCTGAACAACGCACTGCTCTCCCGGGCTCGGGTCTACGTTCTGAAAAGCCTGGACGAGTCCGCACTGCGCAAGTTGGTAAACCGTGCGCTTACCGAAGACAAGGGGTTGGGGAGACGCAACCTGAGCCTTCCGGAAGAGAGCTTCTCGATCCTGATGTCGGCGGCCGATGGCGACGGCCGACGGCTGCTGAACCTGCTGGAGAACGCTGCGGACCTCGCCGAAGACGGTGGCGAACTCAGTGCCGGCCTGCTGCAGAACCTCCTGGGGGACAGCCGTCGTCGATTCGATAAAGGGGGGGAGGCCTTCTACGACCAGATCTCCGCCTTGCACAAATCGGTGCGCGGCTCGGACCCCGACGCCGCGCTCTACTGGTTCGCGCGAATGCTGGACGGTGGCTGCGACCCGCTCTACCTGGCGCGCCGTGTGGTGCGCATGGCCAGCGAGGATATCGGCAACGCGGATCCCCGGGCGTTGAGCTTGTGCCTGGCAGCCTGGGATGTGCAGGAGCGCCTGGGTAGTCCTGAGGGTGAGTTGGCCGTGGCCCAGGCGATCACTTATCTGGCCTGTGCGCCCAAGAGCAACGCCGTATACATGGCCTTCAAAGCGGCCATGGCCGATGCCGCCGCCAATGGCTCCCTCGAGGTGCCACTGCACTTGCGCAATGCTCCGACCAAACTGATGAAGCAACTGGGCTATGGCGAGGAGTATCGCTATGCCCACGACGAGCCGGATGCCTATGCGGCTGGGGAGGACTACTTCCCCGAAGGTATGGAGCCGCGACGCTACTACGATCCCGTACCTCGCGGTCTCGAACTGAAGATCCGTGACAAGTTGCAGCACCTGGACAACCTGGACCGCAACAGCGCTTGGCAGCGGAGAAAGTCATGA
- a CDS encoding TusE/DsrC/DsvC family sulfur relay protein: MSEILIEGRSIPLDEDGYLQQLTDWSPVVAEALAAREQLELLPEHWEILELLRDFYTEFQLSPANRPLVKYVAQKLGPDKGNSLHLNRLFKGAPAKLAAKLAGLPKPTNCL; encoded by the coding sequence ATGAGCGAGATTCTGATCGAAGGCCGCAGCATCCCCTTGGACGAGGACGGTTACCTGCAACAACTGACTGACTGGAGTCCTGTCGTGGCCGAGGCGCTGGCCGCCCGCGAACAATTGGAGCTGCTGCCCGAACACTGGGAAATCCTCGAATTGCTCCGAGATTTCTACACCGAATTCCAGCTGTCGCCGGCAAACCGTCCGCTGGTGAAGTACGTCGCACAGAAACTGGGCCCGGACAAGGGCAACAGCCTGCATCTCAATCGCCTGTTCAAGGGCGCGCCGGCAAAGCTGGCCGCCAAGCTGGCGGGCCTGCCGAAGCCGACCAATTGCCTATGA